In Malus sylvestris chromosome 16, drMalSylv7.2, whole genome shotgun sequence, the following are encoded in one genomic region:
- the LOC126607695 gene encoding protein SUPPRESSOR OF MAX2 1-like, translated as MRAGLSTIQQTLTPEAASVLNHSIAEAGRRNHGQTTPLHVAATLLSSPTGFLRQACIKSHPNSSHPLQCRALELCFSVALERLPTAQNMSPGMEPPISNALMAALKRAQAHQRRGCPEQQQQPLLAVKVELEQLIISILDDPSVSRVMREASFSSPAVKATIEQTLNSSAASAAASAAVNSSPIGLQFRPAGPTVPPASRNLYLNPRLQQPQGAAAQSGQRRGEEVKRVGDILLRTKKRNPVLVGDSEPEAVTKELLRRIQSKELGEGPLKNVEVLHLEKEVSLDRNQIVSKMKELGSLIETRMSNSNGGGVILDLGDLKWLVEQTASFGVAAPGLGSPPVQQQVVSETGRAAVAEMGKLLARFGDGSANGSRLWLIGTATCETYLRCQVYHPSMETDWDLQVVPITGRTPPSGLFPRMGATNGILSTSVGSLSPMKGFPPASIDQPRLLSENSDPARRAPCCPQCTLRYEQELAKLVAKESETSSSETEASQPLLPQWLQHAKARDVHSSTLDQTQTKDQNLILKQKTQELQKEWADTCLRLHPNFHQPSFSSERIIPTLSMTGLYSPNLLGRQPFQPKSHLNKNLGTLQLNTNPLTSQPSERAISQPESPVRTELVLGQTDVTETTPEQAHKERIRDFMGCMPSEPQNKLHGMQTEDNQLCQIDTESFKKLYKGLMEVWWQQDAATAVAETVTKCKLGNGKRHGAGSRGDIWLLFMGPDSVGKKKMASALSELVYGSNPVMISLSSQRGNLQSDMSFRGKTVVDRIAETVKRNPFSVVVLEDINEADMIVRGSIKRAIERGRLADSYGREISLGNVVFILTANWLPENLRPLSNNNSLEEKLASIARNGWQLKLSVCARAAKRRANWLTDEDRVTKPRTDTGLALGFDLNEAANAEDDRTDGSLNSSDLTVDHEDDNRLNNRALLKVTTPSVPRELLDTVDDAIVFKPIDFNPIQQNITNTIRKRFSKIMGEGISFELPEDAVEKILTGIWLGRTGLEEWAEKVLAPSIQQLKSCLGGSTGVIADESMVVRLESDGASDCGSTGDRLPSSINVVVVPDELRQQ; from the exons ATGAGAGCGGGGCTAAGTACGATCCAGCAAACTTTAACCCCAGAGGCGGCAAGCGTCTTGAACCACTCGATCGCCGAAGCGGGTCGACGGAACCACGGCCAGACGACGCCGCTACACGTGGCGGCAACCCTTTTGTCCTCCCCCACCGGCTTCCTCCGCCAAGCATGTATCAAATCTCACCCCAATTCCTCCCACCCTCTGCAGTGCCGTGCTCTGGAGCTCTGCTTCAGTGTGGCGCTGGAGCGGTTGCCCACCGCCCAAAACATGAGCCCCGGCATGGAGCCCCCCATCTCTAATGCTCTCATGGCTGCCTTGAAGCGAGCTCAGGCTCACCAGCGCCGGGGCTGCCCCGAACAGCAGCAGCAACCTCTCTTAGCAGTCAAAGTTGAGCTCGAGCAGCTCATCATCTCAATTCTCGATGACCCGAGTGTTAGTCGGGTCATGCGGGAGGCTAGTTTCTCTAGTCCTGCAGTCAAAGCCACCATTGAACAAACACTCAACTCTTCTGCCGCCTCTGCCGCTGCCTCCGCCGCCGTCAATTCTTCCCCAATTGGATTGCAGTTCCGCCCCGCTGGCCCCACTGTGCCACCCGCGAGCCGGAATTTGTATTTGAATCCGAGACTGCAGCAGCCCCAGGGAGCTGCAGCACAGTCGGGACAACGTAGAGGGGAGGAGGTTAAGAGGGTTGGTGATATTTTGTTGAGAACGAAGAAGAGGAACCCAGTTTTGGTTGGCGATTCGGAGCCTGAGGCGGTGACCAAAGAGCTCTTGAGGAGGATTCAGAGCAAGGAATTGGGCGAGGGGCCGCTGAAGAATGTTGAGGTCCTTCATTTGGAGAAGGAGGTTTCTTTGGATAGGAATCAGATAGTGTCAAAAATGAAGGAATTAGGGAGTTTGATTGAGACTCGGATGTCGAATTCGAATGGGGGAGGGGTCATTCTTGATTTGGGTGACTTGAAATGGCTTGTGGAGCAGACTGCGAGCTTTGGAGTTGCAGCTCCGGGTCTAGGTTCGCCTCCTGTCCAGCAGCAGGTGGTTTCGGAGACAGGGCGGGCAGCAGTGGCGGAAATGGGGAAGCTGTTGGCGAGGTTTGGAGACGGTAGTGCTAATGGCAGCCGGCTTTGGTTAATTGGGACTGCTACTTGTGAGACATATTTGAGGTGCCAAGTCTATCACCCTTCAATGGAAACTGATTGGGATCTACAGGTAGTGCCAATTACTGGCAGAACGCCGCCTTCAGGATTGTTTCCGAG GATGGGGGCGACTAACGGGATCCTTAGTACCTCAGTTGGATCATTGTCACCAATGAAAGGTTTTCCACCAGCATCAATTGATCAACCAAGACTTTTGTCAGAGAACTCGGATCCTGCTCGAAGAGCACCATGTTGCCCTCAATGTACACTTAGGTATGAGCAAGAACTTGCAAAACTGGTGGCCAAGGAATCTGAGACATCATCTTCTGAAACGGAGGCATCTCAACCATTGCTACCACAGTGGTTGCAACATGCTAAAGCCCGTGATGTTCATTCCAGTACATTAGATCAGACGCAG ACTAAAGATCAAAATTTGATCCTGAAGCAGAAGACTCAAGAATTACAGAAGGAATGGGCAGATACGTGTTTGCGTCTTCATCCTAATTTTCATCAGCCTAGTTTCAGCTCAGAGAGAATTATTCCAACCCTCTCAATGACGGGCTTGTACAGTCCAAACTTGCTTGGTCGCCAACCATTCCAACCCAAATCACATCTGAATAAGAATCTTGGGACTCTGCAATTGAACACAAATCCGCTGACCAGCCAACCATCTGAACGGGCAATTTCCCAACCAGAAAGCCCTGTAAGGACAGAGCTGGTTCTTGGCCAAACAGACGTCACTGAAACCACCCCTGAGCAAGCGCATAAAGAGCGCATCAGAGACTTTATGGGCTGCATGCCTTCTGAACCGCAGAACAAATTACATGGAATGCAAACGGAGGATAACCAATTGTGTCAAATAGATACTGAATCATTCAAAAAGCTCTACAAAGGTTTAATGGAGGTGTGGTGGCAGCAAGATGCAGCAACTGCTGTGGCTGAAACTGTGACAAAATGCAAGTTGGGTAATGGAAAGAGACATGGTGCCGGATCAAGGGGAGACATATGGCTGCTGTTTATGGGCCCGGACAGTGTTGGCAAGAAGAAGATGGCATCAGCTCTTTCAGAACTGGTATATGGGTCCAACCCAGTGATGATAAGTCTTAGCTCCCAACGTGGTAATTTGCAGTCAGATATGAGTTTCCGCGGGAAAACAGTGGTGGATCGAATAGCAGAGACAGTTAAGAGAAACCCTTTTTCAGTAGTAGTGCTTGAGGACATTAATGAAGCTGATATGATAGTTCGTGGTAGCATAAAACGGGCAATTGAGAGAGGTCGTCTTGCTGACTCTTATGGCCGTGAAATCAGTCTTGGAAATGTTGTTTTCATCCTTACAGCAAATTGGTTGCCAGAAAATCTCAGACCCTTATCAAACAACAATTCACTTGAAGAAAAGCTTGCCAGTATAGCGAGGAATGGTTGGCAGTTAAAGCTATCGGTTTGTGCAAGGGCTGCAAAACGCCGAGCCAATTGGTTAACGGATGAAGACAGGGTTACAAAGCCTAGGACAGATACGGGTTTAGCATTAGGATTCGATCTGAATGAAGCTGCCAATGCTGAGGATGACAGGACAGATGGCTCGCTTAATTCAAGTGATCTGACGGTTGATCATGAAGATGACAATCGTCTCAATAACAGAGCCTTACTCAAAGTCACAACCCCGTCAGTACCCCGGGAATTGCTGGATACGGTTGATGATGCCATTGTGTTCAAGCCAATAGATTTCAACCCCATTCAGCAAAACATCACAAACACCATCAGAAAAAGATTCTCAAAGATAATGGGTGAGGGGATTTCATTTGAATTGCCAGAGGATGCTGTTGAAAAAATCTTGACTGGAATATGGCTAGGCCGGACTGGATTAGAGGAATGGGCAGAAAAGGTTCTTGCTCCGAGCATCCAGCAGCTTAAGTCCTGCCTTGGTGGCAGCACCGGTGTGATAGCCGACGAGTCAATGGTTGTTAGACTTGAATCCGATGGTGCTTCGGACTGTGGGAGCACCGGAGATAGGCTGCCCAGTAGCATCAATGTGGTTGTGGTGCCTGATGAGTTGAGACAACAATGA